Proteins encoded by one window of Kineosporia corallincola:
- a CDS encoding aspartate aminotransferase family protein, translating to MTSTRPPLPATAPTVPVDPDRAERAKRALELDLEYVFHSWLAQDGRQPFTADGGQGSWLWDGAGTPYLDFSGQLVYTNIGFSEPRVTKAIAEQAARLATIAPQHANDARSEAARLIVERAPGDWFRRVFFTNGGADAIENAVRMARVHTGRRKVLSRYRSYHGNTTTAINLTGDPRRWPNDYGAEGVVHTFGPFLYRSAFHATTEAEECARALEHLEQVIALEGPSTIAAIVLESIPGTAGIMVPPSGYLRGVREICDRHGILWIADEVMSGFGRAGRWFAAELANEAPTGVPGEWTPVAGAAAVPDLITFAKGVNSGYLPLGGVLVSEPVLDTFRQRPFPGGLTYSGHPLACAAAVANIGVLSDDSLIANADRLGREVIGPRLHEIAATSAIVGEVRGLGAFWAVELVRDKNTREPLDPGAPMNALKQACMSRGLLPFVNGSRTHVVPALNITDEEARYGLALLGEALAEVESGL from the coding sequence ATGACGAGCACCCGCCCACCGCTCCCGGCCACCGCACCGACCGTCCCCGTCGACCCGGATCGGGCGGAAAGGGCAAAGCGGGCGCTGGAACTCGACCTCGAATACGTCTTCCACTCCTGGCTGGCGCAGGACGGCCGGCAGCCCTTCACCGCCGACGGCGGCCAGGGCTCGTGGCTCTGGGACGGCGCGGGCACGCCCTACCTCGACTTCTCCGGGCAGCTGGTCTACACCAACATCGGCTTCTCCGAGCCGCGGGTGACGAAGGCGATCGCCGAGCAGGCCGCCCGGCTGGCCACGATCGCCCCGCAGCACGCCAACGACGCCCGCTCCGAGGCGGCCCGGCTGATCGTCGAGCGCGCCCCCGGCGACTGGTTCCGCCGGGTCTTCTTCACCAACGGCGGTGCCGACGCGATCGAGAACGCGGTGCGGATGGCCCGGGTGCACACCGGCCGCCGCAAGGTGCTCAGCCGCTACCGCAGCTACCACGGCAACACCACCACGGCGATCAACCTCACCGGCGATCCCCGGCGCTGGCCCAACGATTACGGCGCCGAGGGCGTGGTGCACACGTTCGGGCCGTTCCTGTACCGCTCCGCCTTCCACGCCACCACCGAGGCCGAAGAGTGTGCTCGGGCCCTGGAACACCTGGAGCAGGTGATCGCGCTGGAGGGTCCTTCGACGATCGCCGCGATCGTGCTGGAGTCGATTCCGGGCACGGCGGGGATCATGGTGCCCCCGTCCGGGTACCTGCGCGGGGTGCGCGAGATCTGTGACCGGCACGGCATTCTCTGGATCGCCGACGAGGTGATGTCCGGATTCGGCCGCGCCGGGCGCTGGTTCGCGGCGGAGCTGGCGAACGAGGCTCCCACCGGGGTCCCGGGCGAATGGACGCCGGTGGCCGGCGCCGCGGCCGTTCCCGACCTGATCACCTTCGCCAAGGGCGTGAACTCGGGTTACCTGCCGCTGGGCGGGGTGCTGGTCAGCGAGCCGGTGCTCGACACCTTCCGTCAGCGTCCGTTCCCGGGCGGCCTGACCTATTCCGGTCATCCGCTGGCCTGCGCCGCCGCGGTCGCGAACATCGGTGTGCTGAGTGATGATTCACTGATCGCGAACGCTGACCGGCTGGGCCGCGAGGTGATCGGGCCCCGGCTGCACGAGATCGCCGCCACCAGTGCCATCGTCGGCGAGGTGCGTGGCCTCGGCGCCTTCTGGGCGGTGGAGCTGGTGCGCGACAAGAACACCCGCGAGCCCCTCGACCCCGGCGCCCCGATGAACGCCCTGAAGCAGGCCTGCATGAGCCGAGGGCTGCTGCCGTTCGTCAACGGCAGCCGGACGCACGTGGTGCCGGCCCTGAACATCACCGACGAGGAGGCCCGCTACGGCCTGGCGCTGCTCGGCGAGGCCCTGGCCGAGGTGGAGAGCGGCCTGTAG